A region of the Pseudomonas silesiensis genome:
TGGACGTTGATTTGCACAATGCCGAACGTGAGGATCAGCGGGATGGCGATATACGTCTGCACGTGACTCAGCCAGATCACCGGCAACGGCAGCACCAGCGGCACCTTGAGCGCGGCCATGCACAACAGGTAGCCAATGCCGACAATCAGTGCATTGAGCTTGAAATGTTCCGCCACCACCAATAACGCGAAGAAGCAGACGCTATGCAACAGCGGTTGGCGCAGGCGCAGCAGGCGCAACAGTAACGGCAGGCAGGCCGCGGCCAGCGGCAGCAGCAGGCTGCTCAGGTGCAGGCTGCCCTGGGCGATGGCGAACAGGGTCCAGCAGGTGAGATCGATGAGGATGGCGGTCTGCACCAGGCGCCGGGTGGCGGCAGGCGGGTACTGGATGTGCCGCAGGTACAGGTACAGCACCGGAATGGCGGTGATGGCGAACAGCAGGCCGACCGCCAGGGAACTGATCCAGGGTTGCGGCGGTAGCAGCCAGACCGCTGTCGCGAGCCCGCAGGTGAACGGAATGCAGAAGCTCGGCAGGGCGATTTTCAGGCTCTGGCGGTCGAGTCGCAGGTCGATCACGTCGCTGAGAATATGCCCCAGGAGCAAGGCAAAGCTCAGGCTGTAGAGATTTTTCAGCCAGGCCGGCGCCACCAGGGCGGCACCGCTCAGTTGCCATTGGGGCTCGATCCAAAAGAACATCAGCAACGGCAGGCCGAAGGTCGCCAGCAGCAACTGGCTGACGATCGGGATCACACCGAAGTGACGACCGACACGGGTGGCCAAGGCGAACAGTACCAGGGCCATGATCCAGAACAGGACGATCATCATGCTGCCGGCTCCGTGACCGCGGCCGCATGGACCTGGCGTCCAGCCCAGGGTGCGAGGAGGAAACTGAAGGCCAGGCCGAGGCTCACCGACAGCCCGAAGTTACTCACCGCCGGGGTACTGGACACTGCCAGCAGCCCGAACGACAGCCAGGTGGTCACCGCCGCCAGCAGGGTGCCCAGCAGGCTCACGGCGACACCGCCGACCTGTTCGCGCATCAGGATCGCGTAGTCGACGCTGATGGCCGTGACCAGCAGCAGGCCGAACAGGCTGAACAGCGTCAACGGCTGTCCGAGCCAGCCGAGACTGGCCAGGCTGCACAGCGCCGCCAGCAGTGGCAGGGCGACGATGCGCAGCGCGCCACCCAGGCCGAACGGCAGGATCAGTACCAGCACGATCAGCACACAGGAGGCGAGTTTCAGTTCAGCGGCACTGACCTGGGTATCGGCGAAGACCTCGTTCAGTTCGCCGAGGCGATCCACCAGTTCCACGCCCGGCAAATCCATCGCCTGAATCCGCAACAAGGACGGGTTGTTCAGGCCTTGCAGGCTGACCAGCGCCGCTACGCCGTCTTCGATGGGGCCTAGCCACAGGACGCGATAAGGTTCGGCCAAAGGACCGACCAGCGCCGCGTCGATGTCTTCGATCGGCAGCGCCTGCAGCCTTGCCAGTTCCGCTTGCAGCGCTGCAGCCGGCACGCCGAGGTCGAGCAAGGGGTGCCAGAATTGCGGAAGTTTGTTCAAGGCCTCACGCACCCGCACCTGTTCGCTGGGCGGGCTGACCAGTTGATTGAGTGACAGATAACCCTTGAGTTTGTCCAGGTTGACCAGTTGATCCAGCCGCTCGCCCAGCGCTGCCTGGCGCTCCAGCAGTTGCTGTTGATTGGCCGCGCGCACCAGGAAGAACTGGCTGGTGGGTTGATAACCGGTGATGCGCGCAATGGCCTGGGCTTCGTCGGTCAATTGCTGCGGTGCGCCGACCCACTGGCGAATATCGTTGCGGGCTTCGAGCTGCAACAGTCCGCCCACACAAAAGGCAATCAGCAGCGCCAGCAACACCGGGGTGCGCGCAATGTTCAGCAGCGCTTCACGGCGTTCCAGCAAAAATTCGGCGACTCGCAGCGGCCACTGCGCCGGGCGCAGCTCGACGCCTTTGAGCAGCGCCGGCAACAGGCACACCGCGCACAGGTAGGCACCCACCAGACCGGCGGCGGAGAACACGGCAATCTGGGTCAGTGCCGGGAACGGCGTCCAGGCCAGGGCCAGGTAGCCGATACAGCTGGTGATCAGGCTCAGCGTCAGTCCCGGCAGGGTCAGGCGCAACGCCGGCCAGCTGTGCCAGGGTTTGAGGCTCCAGCTCTTGGACAGGTAATGCAGCGGGTAATCGACAGCGACGCCGATCAGGCTGGAGCCGAGCACCAGGGTCATCACGTGCATGTGTCCGAACATCGCCACGCAGGCCACCGCACCGAACAGCATGCCCACCAGGACCGGCACAAACGCCAGCAACACCCGCCAGCGGCGGAACGCCAGCAACAGCAGCAACAGAATGCCCGCCGTGGCGCCGCCGCCGACCCAGGTCATTTCCCGGGTGGCTTGCCGTTGACCGCTGGCGGCGTAGAGCAAGCCACTGGCAGCCAGCAATTGCACGTCGGCCTGGGCGGCTTGTTCCCGGCCCTGCTGGAGCAGATCGGCCACTTGCAGCGGCAGGTTCATGTCGAAGGCGTTGCCGGTGGTCCGCGCCCGCAGCAGCACCCAACTCTGACCGTCGGCATCGGCCACCAGCGCACCGCTGCCGATGTCCAGTTGCACGGAGCCGTGTTGCGGCTGGCTGTTCTGGATGCGTCCGGTCAGGCCCAGCCAGTCATCCTCACTGGGTACCAGGCTGAAGCCGGTGAAGGGGTCAAACAGTGCCTGGACCCGTTGCTGGATAAACGCATCGGGGTGTTCGATCAATTGTTGCCGATCCGTCGCCGAGAGCATCGCCAGGCGACCTTGCAGCAATTGCGTGCGCAACGCCGGCAAATCCGCTTGCAGGTTCC
Encoded here:
- a CDS encoding sodium:proton antiporter → MMIVLFWIMALVLFALATRVGRHFGVIPIVSQLLLATFGLPLLMFFWIEPQWQLSGAALVAPAWLKNLYSLSFALLLGHILSDVIDLRLDRQSLKIALPSFCIPFTCGLATAVWLLPPQPWISSLAVGLLFAITAIPVLYLYLRHIQYPPAATRRLVQTAILIDLTCWTLFAIAQGSLHLSSLLLPLAAACLPLLLRLLRLRQPLLHSVCFFALLVVAEHFKLNALIVGIGYLLCMAALKVPLVLPLPVIWLSHVQTYIAIPLILTFGIVQINVHAALTSLGWVQLTALLLLPIISKLLGNWLGLGWAGASFEGASRWRESILLNIRGLSEIVFLNLLLQQQLISPALYFALMVMGLIATLLPALAGMHRTRLNIAVPARSSSANS
- a CDS encoding MMPL family transporter yields the protein MTLPSERRLPWLFLILLLAVLALAGWQWRDGAPLSANLMELVPGTAPDALELRAEQRMQEPLNREMLVLVGHKDRPQAIAMAQTLGEQWQASGLFEKVQWNLQADLPALRTQLLQGRLAMLSATDRQQLIEHPDAFIQQRVQALFDPFTGFSLVPSEDDWLGLTGRIQNSQPQHGSVQLDIGSGALVADADGQSWVLLRARTTGNAFDMNLPLQVADLLQQGREQAAQADVQLLAASGLLYAASGQRQATREMTWVGGGATAGILLLLLLAFRRWRVLLAFVPVLVGMLFGAVACVAMFGHMHVMTLVLGSSLIGVAVDYPLHYLSKSWSLKPWHSWPALRLTLPGLTLSLITSCIGYLALAWTPFPALTQIAVFSAAGLVGAYLCAVCLLPALLKGVELRPAQWPLRVAEFLLERREALLNIARTPVLLALLIAFCVGGLLQLEARNDIRQWVGAPQQLTDEAQAIARITGYQPTSQFFLVRAANQQQLLERQAALGERLDQLVNLDKLKGYLSLNQLVSPPSEQVRVREALNKLPQFWHPLLDLGVPAAALQAELARLQALPIEDIDAALVGPLAEPYRVLWLGPIEDGVAALVSLQGLNNPSLLRIQAMDLPGVELVDRLGELNEVFADTQVSAAELKLASCVLIVLVLILPFGLGGALRIVALPLLAALCSLASLGWLGQPLTLFSLFGLLLVTAISVDYAILMREQVGGVAVSLLGTLLAAVTTWLSFGLLAVSSTPAVSNFGLSVSLGLAFSFLLAPWAGRQVHAAAVTEPAA